The sequence GCCCGGCCAACGGAAAACCGTCTCTACCAAGATTTGTCCACCAATTGCAAAGCCCGCCATGATGGCCAATTGGGTTATAGTGGGCAGCAAAGCGTTGCGGACTCCGTGGTTTAGGATCACAACCCTTTCTGGAAGTCCTTTGGTTCTTGCCATCTCGATAAAGTCCTCACCCATAACCTCAAGCATGGAGCTGCGCATCACCAGGAGAGGGCTGGCTATGTAATAGGCTGCGGACACCAGTGCAGGAAGGGCGAGGTGGTGCAAGAAATCGAAGGAGATGAACTTCTGAAGACCTGTTCCCACATCCCGGCCTATGCCCCTCATTCCTCCGGACGGAAACCAATCAAGATGGAAGGAGAAGACCATAAGGGCCATGATGCCGGTCCAGAAGACGGGCATAGACCTCAGGATGAGAACAACCGTGAGGCTGAAGATTTCGGAACGCGTCCCTCGGTACCATGCCAAAACCGCGCCGCCGCCTACCCCGAGGAAAAAGGCGATAGCCATTGCTGCTGCCATTAACAGGGCCGTGTTGACCAGTTTGTCTGAGAGGACCCCCATCACCGGGAGCGAGTAATGAAAGGATCGCCCCAGGTCCAGGAGCAGGAGGCTTTTCATGTAGAGGAAGTACTGCACATAGAGCGGTTTGTCCAGTCCGAACTGCTCCATAAGGGACCGTCTTGCCTCAGGTGAGAAGCCAGCATCGATATAAACGGCAGTGGGATCGCCCGGAAGGAATCGGAACATCAAAAACAGGATCGAGGCTAAGACAAGCAGCGTCACCACCATGTGGGTGAGTCTTCGAATCACGAATCCTCGTATAGCTGCGGAACGGCCTCCTACACCCATAGATCCGTCATCCCTCCTAACCAAAGATATCCTCCCTCC comes from Candidatus Eisenbacteria bacterium and encodes:
- a CDS encoding ABC transporter permease, giving the protein MIRRLTHMVVTLLVLASILFLMFRFLPGDPTAVYIDAGFSPEARRSLMEQFGLDKPLYVQYFLYMKSLLLLDLGRSFHYSLPVMGVLSDKLVNTALLMAAAMAIAFFLGVGGGAVLAWYRGTRSEIFSLTVVLILRSMPVFWTGIMALMVFSFHLDWFPSGGMRGIGRDVGTGLQKFISFDFLHHLALPALVSAAYYIASPLLVMRSSMLEVMGEDFIEMARTKGLPERVVILNHGVRNALLPTITQLAIMAGFAIGGQILVETVFRWPGMGLEMVLAIQRSDYPIAQASFLLMGVLVTVFNFLADLSYGYLDPRVVYV